One stretch of Rathayibacter festucae DSM 15932 DNA includes these proteins:
- a CDS encoding esterase/lipase family protein has protein sequence MRVLIAVLAALLVVVGAVVVPSGTAVAAAAATAPPPASCGIAELAPVLPGDDVESTAAASLVPILVLHGWLGTATHDESRTGAFSHLVDLIATNGVDQPVTTSQRSLIGAFQDTEGAVVYTFDYRDLAARWVTDPGIADALASSIACLTAATGHRAVVVAHSMGGLAARQALSQSVDGVPVESMVREVVTFGTPNTGSDLALRLGQIIDSTGTVSPAVVGGLEPQSRLGISALLASCGAAASEDAGNAGECTGMPMIDALSSQAGIALRTGSTQLAALPPWPESVRVVSLAGDIRVTIASVLGSRTGSVSLGDIIVAPPSAEAGVDDYVVSTCYYTLLSMPDVPSVLAELNPMARLGDALRFSAMVVAIDASPCHHAKLMRNVELAGHAEAEVAGAVADELGIPRLGAVRAGQHLLPPSDEPRRPFRP, from the coding sequence ATGAGAGTCCTGATCGCCGTGCTGGCCGCCCTTCTCGTGGTGGTCGGTGCCGTCGTCGTGCCGTCGGGCACCGCGGTCGCCGCGGCCGCCGCCACAGCCCCTCCGCCGGCGAGCTGCGGCATCGCCGAGCTCGCCCCGGTCCTCCCGGGCGACGACGTCGAGTCCACGGCGGCGGCCTCGCTGGTGCCGATCCTGGTGCTGCACGGCTGGCTCGGCACCGCGACGCACGACGAGTCGCGCACGGGCGCGTTCTCGCACCTGGTCGACCTGATCGCCACCAACGGCGTCGACCAGCCGGTCACCACCTCGCAGCGCTCGCTCATCGGCGCGTTCCAGGACACCGAGGGCGCCGTCGTCTACACCTTCGACTACCGCGATCTCGCGGCCCGCTGGGTGACCGATCCCGGCATCGCCGACGCCCTGGCCTCCTCGATCGCCTGTCTCACCGCGGCGACCGGCCACCGGGCCGTCGTCGTCGCCCACTCGATGGGCGGCCTCGCCGCGCGCCAGGCCCTCAGCCAGAGCGTCGACGGTGTGCCGGTGGAGTCGATGGTGCGCGAGGTCGTCACCTTCGGCACGCCCAACACCGGCTCGGACCTCGCCCTCCGCCTCGGGCAGATCATCGACTCCACCGGCACGGTCAGCCCCGCAGTGGTCGGCGGACTCGAGCCGCAGTCGCGCCTCGGCATCTCGGCGCTGCTCGCCTCGTGCGGCGCGGCGGCCTCGGAGGACGCGGGCAACGCGGGGGAGTGCACGGGCATGCCCATGATCGACGCGCTGTCGTCGCAGGCGGGGATCGCCCTGCGCACCGGCTCCACGCAGCTCGCGGCCCTGCCGCCCTGGCCGGAGAGCGTCCGCGTGGTCTCGCTCGCCGGCGACATCCGGGTGACCATCGCCTCGGTCCTGGGCTCGCGGACGGGCTCGGTGTCGCTCGGCGACATCATCGTCGCGCCGCCGTCGGCCGAGGCGGGCGTCGACGACTACGTCGTGTCGACCTGCTACTACACGCTCCTGTCGATGCCGGACGTCCCGTCGGTGCTCGCGGAGCTGAACCCGATGGCGCGGCTGGGCGACGCGCTGCGCTTCTCGGCGATGGTGGTCGCCATCGACGCCAGCCCCTGCCACCACGCCAAGCTGATGCGCAACGTCGAGCTCGCGGGCCACGCCGAGGCGGAGGTCGCCGGCGCGGTGGCGGACGAGCTCGGCATCCCGCGCCTCGGCGCCGTGCGCGCGGGGCAGCACCTCCTGCCGCCGTCGGACGAGCCCCGCCGTCCCTTCCGCCCCTGA
- a CDS encoding TetR/AcrR family transcriptional regulator translates to MGTDTPPEVPPRPARLSREQVRTRLLDAALAVVRAEGLRVGVSHLPLEDVIRSAGVPRSTVYRIWPTRQAFYDELVAAIPERILTARLDPTSLTAGDAYLHRRLAEQPTPEQMREILVASLTVAIEANYDNVFASQHWRNFVALIGAVDSHSESARVAIHEALHSRQVHFIENMAKYYRHTLAEAGLRLRSGREEEYAVLASAISSFIEGLCVARIAAPELVTGPIDPGRPGSPSLVVAGALMLIDGFCEPVPPEPTPTGSAPAEDAAL, encoded by the coding sequence ATGGGCACCGACACCCCGCCCGAGGTCCCGCCGCGACCGGCCCGACTCAGCCGCGAGCAGGTCCGGACCCGGCTGCTCGACGCCGCCCTCGCGGTCGTCCGCGCGGAGGGCCTGCGCGTCGGCGTCTCGCACCTGCCGCTCGAGGACGTCATCCGCTCCGCCGGCGTGCCGCGCAGCACGGTCTACCGGATCTGGCCCACCCGCCAGGCGTTCTACGACGAGCTGGTCGCGGCGATCCCCGAGCGGATCCTCACGGCCCGGCTCGACCCCACCTCGCTCACCGCGGGGGACGCGTACCTGCACCGCCGCCTCGCCGAGCAGCCGACTCCCGAGCAGATGCGCGAGATCCTCGTCGCCTCGCTCACCGTCGCGATCGAGGCCAACTACGACAACGTGTTCGCCTCGCAGCACTGGCGCAACTTCGTCGCCCTGATCGGTGCGGTCGACTCGCACTCGGAGTCGGCCCGCGTCGCGATCCACGAGGCCCTGCACTCGCGCCAGGTGCACTTCATCGAGAACATGGCGAAGTACTACCGGCACACCCTCGCCGAGGCGGGCCTGCGCCTGCGCTCGGGGCGGGAGGAGGAGTACGCCGTGCTCGCCTCCGCCATCTCCTCGTTCATCGAGGGACTCTGCGTCGCCCGGATCGCCGCGCCCGAGCTGGTGACCGGACCGATCGATCCGGGCCGGCCGGGCTCGCCCTCGCTCGTGGTGGCGGGCGCGCTGATGCTGATCGACGGGTTCTGCGAGCCCGTGCCGCCGGAGCCGACGCCCACCGGGTCCGCGCCGGCGGAGGACGCCGCGCTCTAG
- a CDS encoding LuxR C-terminal-related transcriptional regulator, with protein MAEFEKFAVTVVSGLSIERAALAALLADVLPHLGAADPDAAEADTIAVLDLDRVAPEVLTSTLAAVSARHRGLVVLSASDSLEAVRAVLRLERTAFVWKGDEPGELVAALVSVASGRSWISEAARHRFLAAGEHRRPVLSRQESRVMRSYGSGTAVKDVALDMRIAEHTVRTYIKRIKAKYLDAGIALESRVDFYRHLDGHDVAIRNGRDRVRPGLQEAGGGARGEVAS; from the coding sequence GTGGCGGAATTCGAGAAGTTCGCTGTGACCGTGGTGAGCGGTCTGTCCATCGAGCGCGCAGCGCTCGCGGCCCTCCTGGCCGACGTCCTCCCGCACCTCGGTGCCGCGGACCCGGACGCCGCCGAGGCGGACACGATCGCGGTCCTCGACCTCGACCGGGTCGCGCCCGAGGTGCTGACCAGCACGCTCGCGGCGGTCAGCGCGCGGCATCGCGGCCTGGTGGTGCTGTCCGCGTCGGACTCGCTCGAGGCCGTCCGCGCGGTGCTCCGCCTCGAGCGCACCGCCTTCGTCTGGAAGGGCGACGAGCCGGGCGAGCTCGTCGCGGCCCTGGTGTCGGTCGCGTCCGGCCGCTCCTGGATCTCGGAGGCGGCGCGGCACCGCTTCCTCGCCGCCGGCGAGCACCGCCGGCCCGTGCTCAGCCGGCAGGAGAGCCGCGTCATGCGCTCCTACGGGTCCGGCACGGCGGTCAAGGACGTCGCCCTCGACATGCGGATCGCCGAGCACACCGTGCGCACCTACATCAAGCGGATCAAGGCCAAGTACCTCGACGCCGGCATCGCGCTGGAGTCACGGGTCGACTTCTATCGCCACCTCGACGGGCACGACGTCGCGATCCGCAACGGCCGCGACCGGGTGCGGCCCGGCCTGCAGGAGGCGGGCGGCGGCGCGCGAGGCGAGGTCGCCTCGTGA
- a CDS encoding HAD domain-containing protein produces MAALILLDVDGVLNPSVSSDRAAGGHRLMLEPEREELVRRLAAVGTIVWATTWPPKLTSVLADDLGLPAGTEAIVFGGGLPRDPRFPGQTGKLQPVAVWLEQARDRFAIDAVVWIDDNLRGDAVDWAREQETPFHLIVPESAAGLTADEVAGAESFLADLGARPASHGDIRE; encoded by the coding sequence ATGGCCGCCCTCATCCTGCTCGACGTCGACGGCGTCCTGAACCCGTCCGTCTCGAGCGACCGCGCGGCGGGCGGCCACCGGCTGATGCTCGAGCCCGAGCGCGAGGAGCTGGTGCGCCGCCTCGCCGCCGTCGGCACGATCGTCTGGGCGACCACCTGGCCGCCGAAGCTCACCTCGGTGCTCGCGGACGATCTCGGACTGCCGGCCGGCACCGAGGCCATCGTCTTCGGCGGCGGACTCCCGCGCGACCCGCGCTTCCCCGGGCAGACCGGCAAGCTCCAGCCCGTCGCCGTCTGGCTCGAGCAGGCACGGGACAGGTTCGCGATCGACGCCGTCGTCTGGATCGACGACAACCTCCGCGGCGACGCCGTCGACTGGGCGCGCGAGCAGGAGACGCCGTTCCACCTGATCGTGCCCGAGTCGGCCGCCGGTCTGACGGCGGACGAGGTCGCCGGCGCGGAGTCGTTCCTCGCGGATCTCGGTGCCCGGCCGGCGTCACACGGCGACATCCGGGAATAG
- a CDS encoding amino acid ABC transporter substrate-binding protein, translated as MTLLPARTSLRVLLGTTAAAAALVLAGCAPASTDDVVSGSSDDSTASTASGLTLAEVEESGKLTIGTEGTYSPFSFHADGGTGDLTGYDVEVITAVAEKLGVEPEFEETQWDAMFAGLDGGRFDVIANQVSINDERSAKYDFSEPYSVSPGVVVVPADDTEITSLDSLSGKTTAQSLSSNWYTLAQDSGATVEGVEGWAQAVALVEQGRVDATLNDRLTWLDWSTTYPDQAAGLKVAVTTDDSSSSAFTFPKGSDDLVAAVDGALDELRADGTLASISERYFGADVSQ; from the coding sequence GTGACGCTCCTCCCCGCCCGCACCTCGCTGCGCGTCCTGCTCGGCACGACCGCGGCCGCCGCCGCCCTCGTCCTCGCCGGCTGCGCCCCCGCCTCCACCGACGACGTGGTCTCCGGCTCCAGCGACGACAGCACCGCCTCGACCGCCTCCGGGCTGACGCTCGCCGAGGTCGAGGAGTCCGGGAAGCTGACCATCGGCACCGAGGGCACCTACTCCCCGTTCTCCTTCCACGCCGACGGCGGCACGGGCGACCTCACCGGCTACGACGTCGAAGTGATCACCGCGGTCGCCGAGAAGCTCGGCGTCGAGCCGGAGTTCGAGGAGACCCAGTGGGACGCGATGTTCGCGGGTCTGGACGGCGGCCGCTTCGACGTGATCGCCAACCAGGTCTCGATCAACGACGAGCGCAGCGCGAAGTACGACTTCTCCGAGCCGTACTCGGTCAGCCCCGGCGTGGTCGTCGTGCCGGCCGACGACACCGAGATCACCTCGCTCGACTCGCTCTCGGGCAAGACCACCGCGCAGTCGCTCTCGAGCAACTGGTACACGCTCGCGCAGGACAGCGGCGCGACCGTCGAGGGCGTCGAGGGCTGGGCCCAGGCCGTCGCCCTCGTCGAGCAGGGGCGCGTGGACGCGACCCTCAACGACCGCCTCACCTGGCTGGACTGGTCGACGACCTACCCCGACCAGGCCGCGGGCCTCAAGGTCGCCGTGACGACCGACGACAGCTCCTCCAGCGCCTTCACCTTCCCGAAGGGCTCGGACGACCTCGTCGCCGCGGTCGACGGCGCCCTCGACGAGCTGCGCGCCGACGGCACCCTCGCCTCCATCTCCGAGCGCTACTTCGGCGCCGACGTCTCCCAGTAG
- a CDS encoding amino acid ABC transporter permease codes for MELFVRSFWPILSGGIVGTIPLALSSFVLGLALALAVALMRLSRVKVLAWIARAYISVIRGTPLLVQLFVIFYGLPSLGVKIDPWPSAIIAFALNVGGYAAEVIRAAILSVPKGQWEAAHTIGMGRGLALRRIILPQAARVSVPPLSNTFISLVKDTSLASLILVTELFRQAQKIATASSEFMLLYLEAALIYWLICLVLSSGQSLLEKRLDRYVAR; via the coding sequence ATGGAACTCTTCGTCAGGTCGTTCTGGCCGATCCTGTCGGGCGGCATCGTCGGCACGATCCCGCTGGCGCTGTCGAGCTTCGTGCTCGGCCTGGCCCTCGCGCTGGCCGTCGCGCTGATGCGCCTCTCGCGGGTGAAGGTCCTGGCCTGGATCGCCCGCGCATACATCTCCGTGATCCGCGGCACGCCGCTCCTGGTGCAGCTCTTCGTGATCTTCTACGGCCTGCCCAGCCTGGGCGTGAAGATCGACCCCTGGCCGAGCGCGATCATCGCCTTCGCGCTCAACGTCGGCGGCTACGCGGCCGAGGTCATCCGCGCCGCGATCCTCAGCGTGCCCAAGGGGCAGTGGGAGGCGGCGCACACCATCGGCATGGGCCGCGGTCTCGCCCTGAGGCGGATCATCCTGCCGCAGGCCGCGCGCGTCTCGGTGCCGCCGCTCTCCAACACGTTCATCTCGCTGGTCAAGGACACCTCGCTCGCCTCGCTGATCCTGGTGACCGAGCTCTTCCGCCAGGCGCAGAAGATCGCCACCGCCTCGAGCGAGTTCATGCTGCTCTACCTCGAGGCCGCCCTCATCTACTGGCTCATCTGCCTCGTCCTCTCCAGCGGCCAGAGCCTCCTCGAGAAGCGATTGGACCGCTATGTCGCCCGTTGA
- a CDS encoding amino acid ABC transporter ATP-binding protein has protein sequence MSPVDAPSGTAGRPADGDRPVLRATGLRKSFSGVEVLRGIDLEIRRGQVIALIGPSGSGKTTVLRSLNSLEVPDGGVLELADGSVLDFGGPVGKRALTALRDRSAMVFQHFNLFPHLTVLQNVTEGPLRVQRRPASEVVPEAEALLERVGLGGRGGAYPFELSGGQQQRVGIVRALALRPDLLLFDEPTSALDPELVGDVLSLMRELASEGWTMLVVTHELEFARQVASEVVFMADGVVVERGTPAQILREPQEPRTRQFLHRLLHPLE, from the coding sequence ATGTCGCCCGTTGACGCCCCCTCCGGCACCGCCGGCCGCCCCGCGGACGGCGACCGCCCCGTCCTCCGCGCCACGGGGCTGCGCAAGTCCTTCAGCGGCGTCGAGGTCCTCCGCGGCATCGACCTCGAGATCCGCCGCGGCCAAGTGATCGCGCTGATCGGCCCGTCCGGCTCGGGCAAGACGACGGTGCTGCGCTCGCTGAACAGCCTCGAGGTCCCCGACGGCGGCGTCCTCGAGCTCGCTGACGGCTCGGTGCTCGACTTCGGCGGGCCGGTCGGCAAGCGCGCGCTCACCGCGCTGCGCGACCGCTCGGCGATGGTCTTCCAGCACTTCAACCTCTTCCCGCACCTCACCGTCCTGCAGAACGTCACCGAGGGTCCGCTTCGCGTCCAGCGTCGCCCGGCGTCCGAGGTGGTCCCGGAGGCGGAGGCGCTGCTCGAGCGCGTCGGTCTCGGTGGCCGCGGCGGCGCCTACCCGTTCGAGCTCTCCGGCGGCCAGCAGCAGCGCGTGGGCATCGTCCGCGCCCTCGCGCTCCGGCCCGATCTCCTGCTCTTCGACGAGCCGACGTCCGCGCTCGATCCCGAGCTGGTCGGCGACGTCCTCTCGCTGATGCGCGAGCTCGCGAGCGAGGGCTGGACGATGCTCGTCGTCACGCACGAGCTGGAGTTCGCCCGGCAGGTCGCCTCCGAGGTCGTCTTCATGGCCGACGGCGTGGTCGTCGAGCGCGGCACCCCCGCGCAGATCCTCCGCGAGCCGCAGGAGCCGCGCACCCGTCAGTTCCTGCACCGCCTGCTGCACCCGCTCGAGTAG
- a CDS encoding DUF6121 family protein — protein sequence MTAAGPGEQGRGAGLGYGIALAAFASFLYLALVVCAFGVLSLLLDQDVVPERDAGPILGPVVVAVCVLAVLVSMITLAARPGVSRLVGPSLLTAVVVYALFLLVGGAIYGLGLGEPGAILRFVVDHAATPFAIAAGVLAGAVQILFLAMLARRDAGGGTPHWGWEGDERE from the coding sequence GTGACGGCCGCCGGCCCGGGGGAGCAGGGCCGCGGCGCGGGCCTGGGCTACGGCATAGCCCTCGCGGCGTTCGCGTCCTTCCTCTACCTCGCCCTGGTGGTCTGCGCGTTCGGCGTGCTCAGCCTGCTGCTGGACCAGGACGTCGTCCCCGAGCGCGACGCCGGCCCGATCCTCGGCCCGGTCGTGGTGGCGGTCTGCGTCCTCGCCGTCCTCGTCTCGATGATCACACTCGCCGCCCGGCCCGGCGTCAGCCGCCTCGTCGGCCCCTCGCTGCTGACGGCGGTCGTCGTCTACGCGCTCTTCCTCCTGGTCGGCGGCGCGATCTACGGCCTGGGTCTGGGGGAGCCGGGCGCCATCCTCCGCTTCGTCGTCGACCACGCCGCGACGCCGTTCGCGATCGCCGCGGGCGTGCTGGCCGGAGCGGTGCAGATCCTCTTCCTCGCGATGCTCGCCCGCCGCGACGCCGGCGGCGGGACCCCGCACTGGGGCTGGGAGGGCGACGAGCGCGAGTGA
- the rpsL gene encoding 30S ribosomal protein S12, giving the protein MPTIQQLVRKGRTPKVTKTKAPALKANPQQRGVCTRVYTTTPKKPNSALRKVARVKLSNGTEVTAYIPGEGHNLQEHSMVLVRGGRVKDLPGVRYKIVRGALDTQAVKNRKQARSRYGAKMEKK; this is encoded by the coding sequence GTGCCAACGATTCAGCAGTTGGTCCGAAAGGGACGCACGCCGAAGGTCACCAAGACCAAGGCGCCCGCCCTGAAGGCCAACCCCCAGCAGCGCGGCGTCTGCACGCGCGTCTACACGACCACGCCCAAGAAGCCGAACTCGGCCCTCCGCAAGGTGGCCCGCGTGAAGCTCTCCAACGGCACCGAGGTCACGGCCTACATCCCCGGTGAGGGCCACAACCTCCAGGAGCACTCGATGGTGCTCGTCCGCGGCGGTCGTGTGAAGGACCTCCCCGGTGTCCGCTACAAGATCGTTCGCGGCGCCCTGGACACCCAGGCCGTCAAGAACCGCAAGCAGGCTCGCAGCCGGTACGGCGCGAAGATGGAGAAGAAGTAA
- the rpsG gene encoding 30S ribosomal protein S7, whose translation MPRKGPAPKRPVVADPVYGAPVVSQLVNKILLDGKKGLAERIVYGALEGVSTKNGQDAVVTLKKALDNVRPTLEVRSRRVGGSTYQVPVEVKPHRANTLALRWLTSYAKARREKTMTERLMNEILDASNGLGAAVKRREDTHKMAESNKAFAHYRW comes from the coding sequence ATGCCTCGTAAGGGACCCGCTCCTAAGCGCCCCGTCGTCGCAGACCCCGTCTACGGCGCCCCGGTCGTCAGCCAGCTCGTGAACAAGATCCTCCTGGACGGCAAGAAGGGCCTCGCCGAGCGCATCGTCTACGGCGCGCTCGAGGGGGTCTCGACCAAGAACGGCCAGGACGCCGTCGTCACGCTCAAGAAGGCGCTCGACAACGTCCGTCCGACCCTCGAGGTCCGCAGCCGCCGCGTCGGCGGCTCGACCTACCAGGTCCCCGTCGAGGTCAAGCCGCACCGCGCCAACACCCTCGCCCTCCGCTGGCTCACCAGCTACGCGAAGGCCCGTCGCGAGAAGACGATGACCGAGCGTCTCATGAACGAGATCCTCGACGCGTCGAACGGTCTGGGCGCCGCTGTCAAGCGTCGCGAGGACACCCACAAGATGGCCGAGTCGAACAAGGCCTTCGCGCACTACCGCTGGTAG
- the fusA gene encoding elongation factor G produces MAQDVLTDLNKVRNIGIMAHIDAGKTTTTERILFYTGITHKIGEVHDGAATMDWMAQEQERGITITSAATTCFWNKNQINIIDTPGHVDFTVEVERSLRVLDGAVAVFDGKEGVEPQSETVWRQADKYDVPRICFVNKMDKLGADFYFTVDTIINRLGAKPLVIQLPIGAESSFEGVVDLVEMRALTWRGDSKGDVALGAKYEIEEIPADLADKAAEYREKLLETVAETSDELLEKYFGGEELTVAEIKGAIRKLTVNSDIYPVLCGSAFKNRGVQPMLDAVVDYLPSPLDVPAIEAHDVRDEEKVIMRHADSTEPFSALAFKVAVHPFFGRLTYVRVYSGKLDSGAQVINSTKGKKERIGKIFQMHSNKENPVDSVTAGHIYAVIGLKDTTTGDTLSDPTAQVVLESMTFPEPVIEVAIEPKTKADQEKLGTAIQKLAEEDPTFRTEQNQETGQTVIKGMGELHLDILVDRMKREFNVEANVGKPQVAYRETIRRTVEKYDYTHKKQTGGSGQFAKVQISIEPMEVEADKTYEFVNGVTGGRVPREYIPSVDAGIRDAMLVGVLAGYPMVGIKATLTDGAAHDVDSSEMAFKIAGSIAFKEASRKAQPVLLEPLMAVEVRTPEEYMGDVIGDLNSRRGMIQSMEDAAGVKVIKANVPLSEMFGYIGDLRSKTSGRAVYSMTFETYAEVPKAVAEEIVQKNKGE; encoded by the coding sequence GTGGCACAAGATGTGCTCACCGACCTGAACAAGGTCCGCAACATCGGCATCATGGCCCACATCGATGCCGGCAAGACCACCACCACCGAGCGCATCCTGTTCTACACGGGTATCACGCACAAGATCGGTGAGGTCCACGACGGCGCCGCCACGATGGACTGGATGGCGCAGGAGCAGGAGCGCGGCATCACGATCACGTCCGCCGCGACGACGTGCTTCTGGAACAAGAACCAGATCAACATCATCGACACCCCCGGTCACGTCGACTTCACGGTCGAGGTCGAGCGCTCGCTGCGCGTCCTCGACGGCGCCGTCGCCGTCTTCGACGGCAAGGAGGGCGTCGAGCCCCAGTCCGAGACCGTCTGGCGTCAGGCCGACAAGTACGACGTCCCGCGCATCTGCTTCGTCAACAAGATGGACAAGCTCGGCGCCGACTTCTACTTCACCGTCGACACGATCATCAACCGCCTCGGCGCCAAGCCGCTGGTCATCCAGCTGCCCATCGGCGCGGAGTCCAGCTTCGAGGGCGTCGTCGACCTCGTCGAGATGCGCGCGCTCACGTGGCGCGGCGACTCGAAGGGTGACGTCGCGCTGGGCGCGAAGTACGAGATCGAGGAGATCCCCGCGGACCTGGCCGACAAGGCCGCCGAGTACCGCGAGAAGCTGCTCGAGACCGTCGCGGAGACCTCCGACGAGCTGCTCGAGAAGTACTTCGGCGGTGAGGAGCTCACGGTCGCCGAGATCAAGGGCGCCATCCGCAAGCTGACCGTCAACTCGGACATCTACCCCGTGCTCTGCGGCTCCGCGTTCAAGAACCGCGGCGTCCAGCCGATGCTCGACGCGGTCGTCGACTACCTCCCCTCCCCGCTCGACGTCCCCGCCATCGAGGCGCACGACGTCCGCGACGAGGAGAAGGTCATCATGCGCCACGCGGACTCGACCGAGCCCTTCTCGGCGCTCGCGTTCAAGGTCGCGGTGCACCCGTTCTTCGGTCGCCTCACCTACGTCCGCGTCTACTCGGGCAAGCTCGACTCCGGCGCCCAGGTCATCAACTCGACCAAGGGCAAGAAGGAGCGCATCGGCAAGATCTTCCAGATGCACTCCAACAAGGAGAACCCGGTCGACTCGGTCACCGCCGGCCACATCTACGCCGTCATCGGCCTCAAGGACACCACCACCGGTGACACCCTGAGCGACCCGACCGCGCAGGTCGTGCTCGAGTCGATGACCTTCCCGGAGCCCGTCATCGAGGTCGCCATCGAGCCCAAGACGAAGGCCGACCAGGAGAAGCTCGGCACCGCGATCCAGAAGCTCGCGGAGGAGGACCCCACCTTCCGCACCGAGCAGAACCAGGAGACCGGTCAGACGGTCATCAAGGGAATGGGCGAGCTGCACCTCGACATCCTGGTGGACCGCATGAAGCGCGAGTTCAACGTCGAGGCCAACGTCGGCAAGCCGCAGGTGGCCTACCGCGAGACGATCCGCCGCACGGTCGAGAAGTACGACTACACCCACAAGAAGCAGACGGGTGGCTCGGGCCAGTTCGCGAAGGTCCAGATCTCCATCGAGCCGATGGAGGTCGAGGCCGACAAGACCTACGAGTTCGTCAACGGCGTCACCGGTGGTCGCGTCCCCCGCGAGTACATCCCCTCGGTCGACGCGGGCATCCGCGACGCCATGCTGGTCGGCGTCCTCGCCGGCTACCCCATGGTGGGCATCAAGGCGACACTGACCGACGGCGCGGCGCACGACGTCGACTCCTCGGAGATGGCGTTCAAGATCGCCGGCTCCATCGCGTTCAAGGAGGCCTCGCGCAAGGCGCAGCCGGTCCTCCTCGAGCCGCTGATGGCCGTCGAGGTCCGCACGCCCGAGGAGTACATGGGCGACGTCATCGGCGACCTCAACTCGCGTCGCGGGATGATCCAGTCGATGGAGGACGCCGCGGGCGTCAAGGTCATCAAGGCCAACGTCCCGCTGTCCGAGATGTTCGGCTACATCGGCGACCTGCGCTCGAAGACCTCGGGCCGCGCGGTCTACTCGATGACGTTCGAGACCTACGCCGAGGTCCCCAAGGCCGTGGCCGAGGAGATCGTCCAGAAGAACAAGGGCGAGTAG